A window of Thermanaerothrix sp. contains these coding sequences:
- the ftsY gene encoding signal recognition particle-docking protein FtsY, with product MIGFLKKVFDKVKDVKARWEYGLWNIFSDEPVTDHFFERLEEHLIAGDVGVGLSEALVKDLKEFALSSRISRASDLKAHFAKMLKDMLSQAQGSGFALGFKGPVGLVLLIGVNGSGKTTTAAKLARLLKSEGRNVVLAAADTFRAAAIDQLKVWGKRAGVRVIAQEPGGDSAAVVYDAIQSVKTAGGVVIADTAGRLHTKHNLMEELAKIYRVALKDLSADDIYPLLVVDAITGQNALAQAKAFNGAMPLKGLILTKFDHTAKGGTVLAMTSELKVPVLYVGVGEGMEDLEPFSCDSFVEDLLGGGAEA from the coding sequence TTGATAGGTTTTCTCAAGAAGGTATTTGATAAAGTAAAGGACGTAAAGGCCCGTTGGGAGTATGGGCTTTGGAACATCTTCTCCGATGAACCGGTAACCGACCATTTTTTTGAGCGCCTTGAGGAACATCTCATAGCTGGGGACGTGGGGGTTGGGCTTTCCGAGGCCCTGGTGAAAGACCTTAAGGAGTTTGCGCTTTCCTCCAGGATATCAAGGGCTTCTGACCTTAAGGCCCATTTCGCAAAGATGCTTAAGGACATGTTAAGCCAGGCACAAGGAAGCGGTTTCGCCCTTGGTTTCAAGGGGCCTGTGGGACTTGTTTTGCTTATAGGGGTCAACGGAAGTGGAAAGACCACCACCGCTGCAAAGCTGGCACGGTTGCTCAAGAGCGAAGGACGTAACGTGGTATTGGCAGCGGCGGATACCTTTAGGGCTGCCGCCATAGATCAGCTTAAGGTGTGGGGTAAGCGTGCGGGAGTAAGGGTAATCGCCCAAGAGCCCGGTGGGGACTCCGCGGCAGTGGTGTATGATGCCATACAGTCGGTTAAAACTGCAGGCGGAGTGGTGATAGCCGACACCGCTGGAAGGCTCCACACTAAGCATAACCTGATGGAGGAGCTTGCTAAGATATACAGGGTGGCTCTTAAGGACCTGTCCGCCGACGATATATACCCGCTTTTGGTGGTGGATGCAATAACGGGTCAGAATGCCTTAGCCCAAGCCAAGGCTTTTAACGGGGCCATGCCCCTTAAGGGGTTGATACTTACCAAGTTTGATCACACCGCAAAGGGCGGAACCGTTTTGGCCATGACGTCGGAGCTTAAGGTGCCGGTTTTGTACGTGGGGGTTGGAGAGGGAATGGAGGATCTGGAGCCCTTCTCCTGTGACTCTTTCGTTGAGGACTTGCTTGGGGGCGGTGCAGAGGCATGA